The proteins below are encoded in one region of Helianthus annuus cultivar XRQ/B chromosome 2, HanXRQr2.0-SUNRISE, whole genome shotgun sequence:
- the LOC110902127 gene encoding lamin-like protein produces the protein MSTSHLTHLILLIAAVATTVSATDHIVGANRGWNPGINYTLWANNHTFYVGDFISFRYVKNQYNVIEVNKTGYDNCTLDGYVGNWTSGKDFILLNKSQRYYFICGTGGCFNGMKVTIRVHPLPSPTSSPVAAAEHSASSVAGKSVFGVSFMVLVSLIWFGFGAIC, from the exons ATGTCCACCTCACACCTTACCCATCTTATCCTCCTTATCGCCGCCGTAGCAACCACCGTCTCCGCCACCGATCACATTGTCGGCGCCAACCGTGGGTGGAACCCTGGTATCAACTACACTTT ATGGGCCAACAATCATACATTCTATGTTGGCGACTTTATCT CATTTAGGTATGTGAAGAATCAATACAATGTGATCGAGGTAAACAAAACCGGTTACGACAACTGCACACTCGACGGCTATGTAGGCAACTGGACAAGTGGAAAAGACTTCATTCTTCTCAACAAGTCGCAACGCTATTATTTCATCTGTGGTACAGGCGGTTGCTTCAACGGTATGAAAGTCACCATTCGGGTTCATCCACTTCCGTCTCCTACGTCTTCCCCAGTCGCTGCTGCCGAGCACTCGGCTTCCTCTGTTGCTGGAAAATCCGTGTTCGGAGTTTCATTTATGGTTCTGGTTTCATTGATTTGGTTTGGGTTTGGGGCCATTTGTTAG
- the LOC110886034 gene encoding uncharacterized protein LOC110886034 has protein sequence MQISGVVDQLRISGFCHGLRNNQLVEKLHENLPKTMEVLMERARAFARGKNACIPAPESDHKMSSWKKNGGSVFDKTPPGNRGRSHPYSRNDRPPRGKSSGSRFYNLSDLSKTPSEILSAEGMNFPAPPKLRNPGDKNSKKYCDYHHARGHNTDDCWSLKQETEKAVRSGKLSHLVKEVKEGKSSGNSGDNPNNQPAICMIRRANNQGIKRSNQHLAAWMQQPIGFPPVSLEDIKDGPVIVSAIIAGHKVRRVYVDSGSATEIMYKQCFQQLAPQTKAKLLRVSMPLVSFSGEVVQPLGQITLPTTMGEGSLVRTVNLTYLVVEARSVHNVILGRPGMCAFGMISSTIHGALKFPTEAGIATLYSESTIGVAEIRQSDGNAEPPNTLTEEWAIHPHFPEQKIAVGAQLPKQTKKKLWKLLSNSLDVFAWQTSDMVGVPRCLAEHKLKVSHSIKPVAQRKRNMAPARNKAISEDVRKLLSAGIIREVRYQTWVSNPVMVTKKDKTWRMCVDFSDLNNACPKDCYPLPEIDLKIDSLSSFRLKCFLDAYKGYHQIQMASEDEDKTAFVTNEGLFCYTKMPFGLKNAGATYQRLMDKAFKDQIGRNLEIYVDDLVIKSRAEDDMIDDILETFTRLRSINLKLNPKKCSFGLEEGKFLGVWVTRSGIQAHPDKIKAVVSMQPPKTIKEIQSLNGKLVALHRFVSKAADRSIPFMNVLKKRTTKGQIEWTSEADSAFQELKVCLGYLPTLTAPATGETVTVYLSASHFAISAVLVVHRNQAQIPVYYVSRILKDYETRYPMIEKLALALVHASRRLRRYFQAFNIEVQTDLQIQQILRKPEVSGRLTKWAIELSAFDITYRTRGPVKGQAVADFLTEVPTGESIKEKPILPKVWNLYTDGASSKEGSGAGLILIDPEGIEYTYALRFEFKTSNNEAEYEALLAGLQTAAKAGATSVLAHVDSLLVANQVSGEYEAREDNMVRYLQQVNSLISSFDSCKIVHIPRSKNKKADALSKLASVAFCHLSKEVLVETLQIPAIQQTKPVMSISMSEKSWMTPIVDYLKNGMLPEDKAQARKLKVKALQYQMHDGQLYRKTFLGPLLKCLTPEEASYVIREIHWGICGIHAGPRMVIAKVMNAGYFWPGMHQSAINEIQSCEDCQRHAPVNHRA, from the coding sequence ATGCAGATCAGTGGGGTAGTTGACCAACTACGTATCTCTGGATTCTGTCACGGCCTTCGGAATAATCAGCTAGTCGAAAAATTGCACGAAAATCTCCCAAAGACGATGGAGGTACTCATGGAGCGGGCCAGAGCTTTCGCTCGAGGCAAGAACGCATGTATTCCTGCTCCAGAGTCAGATCACAAGATGTCTTCGTGGAAGAAAAATGGTGGATCGGTGTTTGATAAGACTCCACCGGGGAACAGGGGACGATCACACCCTTACAGTAGAAACGACAGACCTCCGCGAGGGAAAAGCTCCGGGTCAAGATTTTACAATTTATCGGATCTCTCCAAAACTCCCAGTGAAATTCTCAGTGCGGAGGGGATGAATTTCCCCGCTCCACCAAAACTTCGAAACCCAGGAGACAAAAATTCTAAGAAATATTGTGACTACCATCATGCTCGGGGTCACAATACAGATGACTGTTGGTCCTTGAAGCAAGAAACAGAAAAGGCAGTACGGTCCGGGAAGCTATCGCACCTAGTCAAAGAAGTAAAGGAAGGAAAATCTTCAGGGAATTCGGGAGATAATCCGAACAATCAACCAGCAATTTGCATGATCCGTAGGGCAAACAACCAAGGCATCAAGCGGTCCAATCAGCATTTGGCCGCCTGGATGCAGCAACCCATTGGTTTCCCGCCCGTCAGTCTGGAAGATATCAAGGACGGACCGGTCATAGTATCCGCAATCATTGCAGGACACAAGGTTCGAAGAGTATACGTCGACAGCGGAAGCGCCACCGAGATTATGTACAAGCAGTGCTTTCAACAGTTAGCCCCACAGACAAAGGCGAAATTGCTCCGAGTATCAATGCCTCTGGTCAGTTTCTCCGGAGAGGTGGTCCAGCCTTTAGGCCAAATCACTCTGCCAACAACGATGGGGGAAGGGAGTTTGGTTCGAACTGTCAACTTGACGTATCTAGTGGTTGAGGCAAGGTCCGTCCACAATGTCATACTCGGAAGACCTGGTATGTGCGCCTTCGGAATGATCAGTTCAACCATACATGGAGCATTAAAATTCCCCACCGAAGCAGGGATAGCAACACTGTACTCCGAATCAACGATCGGTGTAGCCGAAATACGACAGAGCGATGGTAATGCCGAACCCCCTAATACTCTCACGGAAGAATGGGCTATACACCCACATTTTCCTGAACAAAAAATTGCAGTCGGGGCTCAACTTCCCAAGCAAACCAAGAAGAAGTTGTGGAAACTACTGTCCAATTCACTTGACGTGTTCGCCTGGCAAACCTCCGACATGGTTGGAGTTCCCCGGTGTTTGGCCGAACATAAGTTAAAAGTGTCACACTCAATAAAACCAGTAGCCCAGAGAAAAAGAAACATGGCTCCGGCTCGTAACAAGGCCATCTCCGAAGACGTACGAAAGTTGCTGAGCGCCGGTATTATAAGAGAGGTACGTTACCAAACCTGGGTCTCCAATCCAGTGATGGTAACCAAGAAGGACAAAACCTGGAGGATGTGCGTTGATTTCTCCGATCTAAACAATGCGTGCCCGAAGGACTGCTATCCTTTACCGGAGATTGATTTAAAGATAGACTCCCTCTCAAGTTTCCGTCTCAAATGCTTCCTAGATGCGTATAAGGGTTATCATCAAATCCAAATGGCTTCGGAGGACGAAGATAAGACCgcgtttgtaacaaatgagggtcTGTTTTGTTATACTAAAATGCCATTCGGTTTAAAAAACGCCGGAGCCACGTACCAGAGGTTAATGGATAAAGCGTTCAAAGATCAGATCGGAAGAAACTTGGAGATCTATGTCGATGACTTAGTCATAAAAAGCCGGGCCGAAGACGACATGATAGACGACATACTCGAGACCTTTACAAGGCTTCGGAGTATCAACCTAAAACTCAATCCCAAAAAATGCTCTTTCGGTTTGGAAGAGGGAAAATTCCTCGGGGTGTGGGTTACACGATCCGGAATCCAGGCGCATCCTGATAAAATCAAAGCGGTAGTCTCCATGCAGCCTCCTAAAACCATCAAAGAGATCCAATCTCTAAATGGAAAACTCGTCGCCCTTCACCGTTTTGTTTCAAAAGCGGCAGATCGTTCCATCCCTTTCATGAATGTATTAAAAAAGCGAACGACAAAAGGCCAAATAGAGTGGACGTCAGAAGCAGACTCGGCATTTCAGGAGTTAAAGGTATGCCTCGGGTACTTACCCACTTTGACCGCACCAGCTACCGGAGAAACTGTCACGGTATATCTATCTGCGTCCCACTTTGCgataagtgcagtactcgtagtACACCGGAACCAGGCACAAATCCCGGTCTATTACGTAAGCCGTATCCTGAAAGACTATGAAACTCGGTATCCGATGATCGAAAAATTGGCACTCGCCTTGGTACATGCTTCCAGACGCCTCCGAAGATACTTCCAAGCTTTCAATATAGAAGTACAGACTGATCTCCAGATCCAGCAAATCCTCAGGAAGCCAGAGGTCTCCGGACGTCTCAccaaatgggcaatagagctcAGTGCCTTTGATATCACCTATCGTACCAGAGGTCCAGTAAAAGGGCAGGCAGTAGCAGATTTCCTCACCGAGGTCCCAACCGGAGAAAGCATCAAGGAAAAACCCATCTTACCGAAGGTATGGAACCTGTATACAGACGGGGCCTCCAGTAAAGAAGGGTCGGGAGCAGGGTTAATCCTAATAGATCCGGAGGGAATAGAGTACACTTACGCGCTGCGTTTTGAATTTAAGACGTCaaacaatgaagcagaatatgaggctctccTTGCAGGCCTGCAAACCGCAGCCAAAGCAGGAGCAACCTCCGTATTAGCTCATGTCGATTCACTATTGGTAGCCAACCAAGTCAGCGGCGAGTACGAGGCACGAGAAGATAATATGGTTCGGTATCTTCAGCAGGTCAACAGTTTAATCTCCTCTTTCGATTCCTGCAAAATAGTGCACATACCGAGGAGCAAAAACAAAAAAGCCGATGCTTTGAGCAAACTGGCATCCGTGGCATTCTGTCATTTATCAAAAGAGGTCCTAGTCGAGACCCTGCAGATTCCGGCCATCCAACAGACGAAGCCAGTTATGTCAATTTCCATGTCCGAAAAGTCTTGGATGACTCCGATCGTAGATTACTTGAAAAATGGGATGCTTCCAGAAGACAAGGCTCAGGCACGGAAACTAAAAGTGAAAGCGCTGCAATATCAGATGCACGATGGTCAACTCTACAGGAAAACCTTTTTAGGTCCGCTCCTAAAATGCCTAACCCCAGAGGAAGCAAGTTACGTTATAAGGGAGATCCACTGGGGAATATGCGGCATCCACGCGGGGCCGAGGATGGTTATAGCAAAAGTCATGAACGCCGGTTATTTCTGGCCAGGAATGCACCAAAGCGCGATAAACGAGATCCAGTCCTGTGAAGACTGCCAACGCCACGCTCCCGTAAACCATCGTGCCTAA